The Flavobacterium commune genome contains the following window.
GTAAATGCTAATGATTCAACTGATGCCGTTTTTACTGAAATAATATCAGCTGATTCAAATGGATTGTTTTCTTTTTTTTCGTCTTTACATGAGAAAAAAAGCGGAAAAGTCAATAGAGAGATTATTATTGTTGTTGATTTCATAATTTTATGTTTTGATTTAATTAAAAGTAAAAGTGGCATTGGCTCTTTCCATTTCTGCGAAAGCGATCCAGGAATTATAAAGAGAGATATTTGCATTGAGCTGGGCATTTACCCATTGGTTTTGTGCATCCAGAAGTTCAATGTAGATAGCCTGTCCTTCTTTGTAAAGCTTAGTTATATCATCATTGTATTTTTTTGCTGATTCTTTTTGATTTTTATCAGCATGGAATTGCTCTAAAGCCGATTTTAAATTATTTTGCGTAACCTGAAACTGAAGCAATAATTGTTGCTTTACATTGTCAATCTGTGAACTGATTTTTTTTGTATCCTGTTCAACTTGTTTGAGTTTGTATTTGTTTTTGTTCCCTGAAAAGATGTTCCATTCTAAACCTAAACCAGCAAAATAATAGCGTGAATCTTTGTTCACATCAAAATCAAAATCCTGAATACCAAAATCGGCAAAACCGCTTAAAGTTGGAAACCAATGTGATTTTGTGAGTTTACTAATGTTCTCGTTTAATTCTTTTACTTGTTCCAATTTTTTTAATTCTTCTCTGTTCTCTGTATTTCCTTCGACCAATGCACTAGGAAGGTTTTTATTATTTTCATCAATCATGATTTGTGTATCGAGTTTTTGGTTGAGCAGGAAATTAAAATAGGCTCTGGCATTGTTGCTAACTTGTTTTGCAGTTTCTAAATTGGCTGAAATACGAATGACTTCATTATCACTTCGTAAGACTGCTGTACGGTTTATTTTGTCATTCTTAAATAAGGAATGGTTGACCCTTTGGTTTTCGGTAACCAGTGCCAAAGCATCTTCGTATATTTTAATTCCCTCTAACGATTGTAAATATTTGTAATAGGCAATTTTTATATCCTTAATCAATTCTCGTTGGTAGATTTCCAATTCTATTTTTTGTAAAGTCGTTTGCTGGGTTTTAATCCTTTTATTATAGATAATTTCAAAATTCAGTAAAGGCATTGTAGTATGAATTTTTGCATCATAGAAATTATCTGGATTAATAAGTACAGACTGATTTTCTAAAGTTGGAAAAGCATTGGAATTTGTAATTTGATTCAAGGTGTTATATACCGGATTTAGCATATCACCTATAGGAATGTTAATTGTTCTTCCGCCTTCTGCCTTGGTATAACTTCCATTTAAGGAAACGGTAGGGTAGAACAAGGAACGTGCTTCCTTTAAGGCCCACATACTTTTGTTGATATCAAAGTTATGTTGCTTTATTACTTCATTATTTTTTAGTGCGACTTCAATATAGCCGTCAAGCTTACTTTGTGAATATCCTAGATATCCAAGCAAGACCAGTATCAGAGTTAGTGTTTTGTTTATCATTTTATACATTGTTTATTAATTGAACGTTGTTCATTTTTTTAGCAAAAAAAATATTATAATTTTTCTATTATTTTTAAATATTCATTGTACCCGTCAAACAGAATTGTATCGGGATTAGAAAATTTTACACCTGTGATTCTCTGACGAATTTGGAGACAGCACATACCGTGTACTAAACTCCATACCATAAACGAAAGGGGTTCTACATTATGTCCTACGAAATGCCCTTTATCGATGCATTCTTTAATTGTTTGCTTAACGTGACCAAACGTGACTGCTCCCTCGTCCCAATCGTCATTATTGGAGTTTTCCAAAAATTCCATAGGTGCTTTAACATTAAACATCAAATCATACATTTCTTGATTTTCCAGTGCAAATTTGATATAGATAAATCCCATTTTTCGAAGTCGTTCCATTGGGTTTTCTATACTAAACAATTCCTTAAAGTATCCGCCTAATTCCTGAAATCCTATGGAATGGAGGTCATGTAAAATCGCATTTTTATCTTTAAAATAGACATATACAGTACCAACGCTATAATCTATTTCATCGGCAATGTTTCTAATAGTCGTTTGTTCAATTCCTTTTTCCAAAAAAAGCTTTTTTGCTCCTTTTAGAATAAGGCTTCTTAATGCTTCTTTTTCTCTTGCTTTTCTATCTGCTACACTCATAACTAATAAATTCTTTTGCAAATGTATGTATATTTTTTGAACAACGTTCATTTTTTTTGTAAAAATATTTTTTTCACTAGATTATGAAATCCAAAATAGTTTTGGTTTGAGTTATAAAAACCAACAATTCTATAAGGAAATATTTGTATTTTGGCTCTTTTTAAAAGTTATTCAGGACTCCAAGTCATCAATTGTTATTCTGTTAAAAATAGAATTACCAAAAACTATGAAGAAATTATTTCAAGTCTTATTTTTGATTGCATTGAGCTGCAGTACTCTTGGACAATCATTACCGCTTGCAACAGAGAAATTGTCAAAATTATATCCAACAAAAAAGAGCGTATCTCTTTATCATAACGATTGGACACAAAAATATTACCCAAAACGTATTCAAGAGTTTAAAAAGGAACCGCTGGAGTTTGGAGAAATTGTGTTTATTGGCAATAGCATTACAGAAGGAGGAAAGGATTGGAGTGTAAGATTTGGGATAGATCATATTCGGAACCGTGGAATTGCCGGAGATGTTACCGATGGTGTATTAAAACGTTTAGATGAAATTATTTATTTCAAACCAAAAGCGGTATTTATTCTTATTGGAATTAATGACCTGTTTAGCTTACATCACAATGAAGACAATCGTGCTTTAAAGTATGATAAAGTTGTTCCATCACCCGAGTATATTGGGGAAAATATATTGAAAATTGCAAAAAAAATTCATCGCAAATCGCCGGTTACAAAGATTTATGTGCGTACACTTTTACCTAGTAGAAGGGAATATATTAAAGAAGATATTCTTACGGTAAATAAAATAATAAAAAAAAATGAAGCTAAAGGTTGTTATGAGGTCATTGATCTATATTCACAATTTGTGGATGCACAAGGTGAATTGCCTGCTGAATTGACAAAAGACGGTATTCATTTAAATGACAAAGGATATGCGAAATGGATAAACTTCGAGAAACCAATAATTGAAAGGTTGTAAAAGAATCAGAATGAGCAGACAATGAATAAAGACAAGCATGAAATATGCGAGTAAAATAATTATTTTGTAGTGTTTAGTTAGTGCGAGTTTTTAAATTAATTTTTTTCTTCGATACTGATGCGCTGCAAAATACCAATGGTTTCATATTTTCAAGTGTTGCAAGATTGAGGAGTAAACCATCGAAAAAAGCTTTTTGAAAAAAAGGATCAATTAATGGAATTTAATAATTAAAATTCCATTCCATAAAATAAAAAAAAATCCTTAAACTACTGACTTACAGTATGTTTAAGGATTTCATTTGTGACCTCGACTGGATTCAAACCAGTAACCTTCTGAGCCGTAATCAGATGCGCTATTCAGTTGCGCCACGAGGCCATTTTGCAGTCGCTTTGTAAGCGTGATTGCGGGTGCAAATATAGGGATAAATGTGTAACTTGCAAGCATAAATTTCAATAAATACTAAAAAAAATGAAGTTAGAAAATTACATCCGTGATATTCAGGGTTTTCCAAAAGAAGGAATTTTGTTTAAAGATATAACTCCACTGTTAAATGATGCTGATGCGACTAAGGAATGTCTTAAAATTTTGGCGGAATCCTTGAAAGGACAAAAAATAAATAAGGTTGTGGGAGCTGAAAGCAGAGGTTTTTTGTTTGGAATGTTATTGGCACAGGAATTAAATGCTGGTTTTGTACCCGTTAGAAAGCCAAATAAATTGCCGTATGAAACCATTTCGGCTTCTTACGATTTGGAATACGGAACGGATACTTTAGAAATCCATAAAGATGCCATTCAAAAAGGAGATAAAGTATTGATTCACGATGATGTGCTGGCTACAGGAGGAACGGCTAAGGCGGTTTGTGAATTGGTAGAAAAGCTAGGTGGTGAAATAGTACAGCTAAATTTCCTGATGGAATTGACTTTTCTAAATGGTCGAGACAAATTAAATGGTTACGATATTTTTGCTGCGGTTACTTATTAGTTTATTAAACAAGGGAATGATTTCGTT
Protein-coding sequences here:
- a CDS encoding TolC family protein, translating into MINKTLTLILVLLGYLGYSQSKLDGYIEVALKNNEVIKQHNFDINKSMWALKEARSLFYPTVSLNGSYTKAEGGRTINIPIGDMLNPVYNTLNQITNSNAFPTLENQSVLINPDNFYDAKIHTTMPLLNFEIIYNKRIKTQQTTLQKIELEIYQRELIKDIKIAYYKYLQSLEGIKIYEDALALVTENQRVNHSLFKNDKINRTAVLRSDNEVIRISANLETAKQVSNNARAYFNFLLNQKLDTQIMIDENNKNLPSALVEGNTENREELKKLEQVKELNENISKLTKSHWFPTLSGFADFGIQDFDFDVNKDSRYYFAGLGLEWNIFSGNKNKYKLKQVEQDTKKISSQIDNVKQQLLLQFQVTQNNLKSALEQFHADKNQKESAKKYNDDITKLYKEGQAIYIELLDAQNQWVNAQLNANISLYNSWIAFAEMERANATFTFN
- a CDS encoding adenine phosphoribosyltransferase; this translates as MKLENYIRDIQGFPKEGILFKDITPLLNDADATKECLKILAESLKGQKINKVVGAESRGFLFGMLLAQELNAGFVPVRKPNKLPYETISASYDLEYGTDTLEIHKDAIQKGDKVLIHDDVLATGGTAKAVCELVEKLGGEIVQLNFLMELTFLNGRDKLNGYDIFAAVTY
- a CDS encoding GDSL-type esterase/lipase family protein, which encodes MKKLFQVLFLIALSCSTLGQSLPLATEKLSKLYPTKKSVSLYHNDWTQKYYPKRIQEFKKEPLEFGEIVFIGNSITEGGKDWSVRFGIDHIRNRGIAGDVTDGVLKRLDEIIYFKPKAVFILIGINDLFSLHHNEDNRALKYDKVVPSPEYIGENILKIAKKIHRKSPVTKIYVRTLLPSRREYIKEDILTVNKIIKKNEAKGCYEVIDLYSQFVDAQGELPAELTKDGIHLNDKGYAKWINFEKPIIERL
- a CDS encoding TetR/AcrR family transcriptional regulator, translating into MNVVQKIYIHLQKNLLVMSVADRKAREKEALRSLILKGAKKLFLEKGIEQTTIRNIADEIDYSVGTVYVYFKDKNAILHDLHSIGFQELGGYFKELFSIENPMERLRKMGFIYIKFALENQEMYDLMFNVKAPMEFLENSNNDDWDEGAVTFGHVKQTIKECIDKGHFVGHNVEPLSFMVWSLVHGMCCLQIRQRITGVKFSNPDTILFDGYNEYLKIIEKL